The Deinococcus aquaticus genomic interval CCCCAGCTGAGGCCGGGCCGGGCGGGTCAGGGCCAGACGGTCACGCGGCCCGCGCGGGGGTCCAGACGGGCGGGCGCGCCCAGTGGCAGCGTGAGTTGCGGGCTGGTGTGCCCGAAGTCCACGTTCGCCACGACCGGCATCTCCGCGCGGCCTGCCTCGGCCAGTACACGGCGCACCCAGCCGTGCAGGTCCTCGACCATCCCGGGCGTGTAGGTGCGGGGGCGGGCCAGGATCAGCCCGGCGGCGCCCGCCAGGTGCCCCTGCGCGGGCGCGTCGCCCTGGAGCCACACCCAGCCGTCGCCGGGAAGGAAGGTGCGCGGGACTTCCTGCGCGGCCTCGTCAGCCCAGTCGGGGCCACCCTGCGTCCACTCAGGGGCGGCCTCCAGCTCGAAGGGCGCGGGTGGGTCCACCAGTGCGCGCCGCAACCCCTGCACCGTGAAGGGGTGCATTCCGCCGTTCTCGGCCAGATCGGTCAGGAGGGCCGGGCCGTGGTACGCCATGACGCCCGCCCGCAGGAACTGCGTGAGGGTGACGGTGGAGTCACTGAAGCCCAGCAGCGCCTTCGGGTGCGCACGGATCAGGTCCGGGCGTAGCAGCGGCAGCAGGCGCACGCTGTCGTCCCCGCCGATAATGCTGACCATACCGTCTATGTCCGCCGACTGAAGCGCCCAGTGCAGGTCGTCCGCGCGGGCCTGCGGGTTCGCCGCCAGGAACTCCGGGCCGCGCAGAGCGTTCGGGGCCGCCACGACCTCCCACCTGAATTCACGCGCGACCTGACCCACCCCGGCGCGGTAGCGGTTCATGACCTCCGTGACAAAACCGCTCGACAGGCTCAGCGCCGCCACCCGCGACCCCGGCCCCAGGCGCGGCGGACGCACGAACCCGCGCTGAACGGAGGGAGGCACCAGGGACGCCGGATCGGGAACGGTCATGCCGGGCAGCCTACCGCCGGGGCGTGCGGGCCGCCTGCGCCGACTGGCGTACTGGCAGCAGGCGGAAGGCTCAGGGCACGGTCAGGTCGAGGCTCAGCCAGTGCTCGGCGTGCACGCTCCCATCGCGGCGCACCGCGTCCGGCCGGGTGCCCCACACGCGGAACCCGGCGCGTTCGTACAGGCGAAGCGCGGCAGGCTGCGAGTCCATGACCGCGAGGTGCAGCGAGGTCACGCCCACCCACGAGCGCGCCAGTTCCACGCCCGCCGCGACCAGCGCCGCGCCGACGCCCTGACCACGCACCTGCGGGGCGACGGACACGCCGTACACGTTCACACGGTGTGCCAGGGGCGGGGCCGCCTCGCGCACCAGCGTCAGCAGCCCCACGAGTTCGCGGCCCCCGAACGCGCCCAGCGTGACGCCCGCCGCGTCCGGCGCGAGGCGGGCCGCCAGCGCCTCGTCGCCGAGCGCCGCGAACTCGGCGGTGTTCGTCAGGAAGGCGGCCGGGTCGGCGTGCAACGCGGCCAGTCGCGCGGCCCGGTACGCGGGTGCGTCGGCGGGCGTCAGGCGGCGGACCGTGACGGTCACGCGGGTTCCGGCGCTCCGCCCAGCGTCACGACCCCGGCGGGCACAGCGCGGCTCACGCCGACGTGCCGGTCCCGCCAGTTCAGCACGTGCCCGTCCGCACGGACGTGGCGGGTCAGGGTCAGGTCCAGGTCCGTGACCAGCCAGCCGGGCTCGTTCCAGCCGAGCTGCGCCACGATGCCGTCCTCGGGCAGCCCGTTGTCGGACGGGGCGTACACGCCCGCCGCGCCGTGCGCGTCCTCGACCGCGTACGTCCAGGGGGCGTCCGCGATCAGCGGGGCGTGCAGCGCGTACAGCTGGTTTTCGAGTGCGCGGGCCATGCTGCCCACCCGCACGCGCGTGAACCCGGCCCGGCTGCCCGTGAAGGACGGCACGACCAGCAGTTCCGCGCCCGCCTCGGCCTGCGCGCGCGCCAGTCCCGGAAACTCGCTGTCGTAGCAGATCGCCACGCCGAAGCGCAGCGTGCCGCCGGGCAGCGGAAGGTCGAACACCTGCACGCCCTCGCCCGGCGCGACGTCCCACTCCTCGGCCTCGAACCGGGTCATCAGCAGCTTGTCCTGATGGCCCTGCGTGCCGTCCGGGCCGAACACGAACGCCCGGTTCACGAACGCCCCCGCGTGCGCGACCGGGTAACTCCCGGCCACGATCCCCACGCCGTACTCCCGGGCCAGCCGCGCGTGCAGCGCCACGAACTCTGGCACGAACGCCTGGAGGGCCGGGCGCATCCCGATCACGTCGTGGTGCAGCCCAACCGGCAGCAGACTCACCAGTTCCAGCGGCGCGTACTCCGGGAACACCAGCAGCTGCGCCCCCTGGCCCGCCGCGTCCGCCACCCAGCGCGACAGCTTGGCCTCGAAGGCCGCCCAGTCCGCCAGGAAGTCCACCGGGTACGCCGCCGCCGCCACCCGCACCCGTTCCACGCTGCCCACATGCCCTGTCATGCGCCCGAGTGTACCCGCCCCGCCGCACGCGCACCGCCGCCAGATGACCTATCCCCCCGCCGCCCCTCTGGTAGCGTGCGCGCATGACGGTCACGGCGGGCGCGCTGCGCGAACAGGTGTGGGACGATCTGCTGGCCCGCCGCGCCTGCGCGTACCCGCTGCCGCCGCACGGGCACTGCCCGAACTTCACGCACGCGAGGAAGGCCGCCGCGCAACTGCTCTCGCACCCGGACGTGGCGGCCCTGCACACCCTGATCGTCGGGCCGGAACGGGCGCTGCTGCCCCTGCGGCAACAGGCCCTGAAGGCCGGGAAGACGCTGTTCGTGCCGCACCAGAAGAAAGAAGGCTGGTACTGGCGCGTGACCGACCCGGCCGGCGCGAAACTCAGCGCCCTGAGCGCACACGGCGAGGCGACCCTGACCCCGACCGGCGCGCAGGCGGCCGTGCTCGCCTGCGTCGCCGCCGACCACCACGGCGCGCGGCTCGGGAAGGGCTTCGGCTGGGGCGCGCGCGGCCTGCACCTGGACCTGCCTGAATTCACGCTGGCGCACCCGCTGATGCTGCGGCCCGCCCTGCCCTGCCCCGCCGACTCGCACGTCACCCTGATCGGCACGCCCGACCGGGTCATCACGCCCCCGGCGCACCTGCCCGATGGAACGAACCGGCCCTGAAGCGCGTACCATGCGGCATGAGCAAGAAAACCACCCCCACCTACGTGCCCGCCCTCGTCACGGTCGCCACGGTCGGCGTGGCCGCCGGGGCCGCCTACGTGGCCCGCACCCGCAAGAAAGAAGTCACGGAACTCGTCGTGAACCGCGTGCTGGAACGCCCCGCCGGCCGCAGCAGCTACAGCGACCTCGGGCAGAGCCTCGAACGGGCCGGGACACTCCTGACCGGCCGGGCCGCGCGCGCCGCCGACACCCACGCCAACCGCGAAGTCCTGGCGCACATCATCGGCATTGAACGCTGGGGGCAGCAGCGCCTGAACGCCGCGCTCGGCGCAGCGGCCGACCAGACCGACACGTACCACCCCTACCGCCCCCCGCAGGACACCACCCTGAAAGACTTACAGGCGCTGATCACCAGCACCCGCGCCGGCACCGTCGACCTGACCCGCCGGCTGGGCCACAACCCCCCCGAAGACAGCCTGACCGTCAACCACAACGGCCTGGGCCCCATGACCACCAAGGCGTGGCTACGTTACCTGACGCAGCACGCCGACCTCGAAAGCCGCAAACTGCGCGGCGAGTAATCCCCCAGCGCAGCGCGGACAACTCAGCGCCCCGCACCGCAGGCGGGCAGCTTCCGGAAAAGCACCACCTACCCGGAACCTGCCCGCCCTCCCATACCCCCACCGTCCCCCCCACCCGGAACACCGCTCTGCATTAAAACTGTAAGACCCGTCCTCCTACCCTGAGTGCAACATGAGTGTCCTGAACAGCGTACTGACCGCCATCGTCAAGGAAGGAGCCAGCGACATCCACCTGCGCACCGGCAGCGCCCCCGCCGGCCGCGTCAACGGCGTGATCAGACGCTACGGCGACACCCGACTCGCCCCCGAACACGTCGAAGCCTTCACCCGCGAAATGATGAGCCCCGCCATGTGGGACGCCTTCACCGAGAAACGCGAAGCCGACTTCGCGTACGGCATCCCCAACCTCGCCCGTTTCCGCGTCAACGCCTACTACCAGCGCGGCACCATCGGCCTGATCATGCGCGTCATCGAAGACAAGGCCATCCCCACCTTCCAGCAACTCGGGCTGCCCATCGAAACCTTCGAAGCGCTCGCCCAGCACGAACGCGGCCTCGTCCTCGTCACCGGCCCCACCGGCAGCGGCAAAACCACCACCCTCGCCAGCCTCCTCAACCACATCAACGCCACCCAACCCGTCAACATCGTCACCCTCGAAGACCCCATCGAAGTCCTGCACCGCGACCAGATGGCCATGATCAGCCAGCGCGAACTCGGCATGGACACCATGAGCTTCGCCAACGGCCTGCGCGCCAGCATGCGCCAGGACCCCGACGTCATCCTCATCGGCGAAATGCGCGACAAGGAAACCGTCGAGGCCGCCCTGTCCGCCGCGCAGACCGGCCACCTCGTCTTCAGCACCCTGCACACCCAGGACGCCATCCGCACCGTCAACCGCATCATCGACTTCTTCGCCCCCCACGAACGCGACCAGATCCGCCAGGGCCTCTCAGAAAGCATCGTCGGCATCGTCAGCCAGCGCCTGCTGCCCAAAGCCACCGGCGGCCGCGTCCTCGGCCTCGAAATCCTGCTCGGCACCCCCACCGTCCGCGAATGCATCAAGGACCCCGAACGCACCGAAGAAATCAAACAGGCCCTCCAGGAAGGCGGCTCACGCGGCATGCACACCTTCGACCAGCACCTCGCCGGCCTCGTCGCCAGCGGCCTCATGACCGAAGAAGACGCCATGGCCAGCGCCACCAGCCCCCACGAACTCAAGATCATGATGATGCGCGCCCAGTACGCCTGAGCGGGGGGCAACCCCTCTGCTCCGCAGAGAAACCCCTCAGTCAGCTACGCTGACAGCTCCCCTCAAGGGGAGCCTTTTTTATTGCTGGAGTGCCAACTCGATCAGGGCCGCCACGCCCGGCAGGTTCCGCATGACCTCCGCATTCTGGAAGCGCACCACCCGAATCCCCGCCCCACCCAGCACCCGCGACCGCTCGGAATCGTACGCCTGGGCCTCCGCCTCGTCATGACTGCGACCATCCAGCTCAATGCACAACCGGGCAGACGGCGCGTAGAAATCTAGGATGTAACCCAGCACCGGCACCTGCCGGCGGAACTTCACAGGATGGGTACGCAGCAGATCGAACCACAACCGGCGCTCGGCAGGCGTCAGAGCGTTCCGCAACTCCCGCGCACGCAGAGCCAGATTCTTCGAGTACATATCCCGCACGCCCAGAGCATAAGCGGAAGAACCGCCCCTCTGCTTCGCAGCTGTGCCAGCCAGTCAGCTTCGCTGACAGCTCCCCTCAAAAGGGAGCCTTAAAAGCACAAAAACGTCGCCTGTGACGCCCTTCAAAGCCTCCCTTTTAAGGGGAGGTGCCCCGAAGGGGCGGAGGGGTCGCCCATAACGTTCAGTTGGGTTCAGGCGAGGGCTGCCCAGTCCTGGAGCAGGCGTTCGAAGCAGATGAAGTCCTGGTCCTCGTCGAAGGTTTCGACGTACTGGCTTTGCCAGGCGTCGAATTCCTGTCGGCGTTCGGCTGGGAACGCGTCCGCACGGGTGACGGGGTAGAAGTTCGAGAAGTGGCGGGCGTAGCTCATGGCGCGGGGGCGGATAAGGGGGAGGGTTCGCCGTGCGAATTCAGGCAGGGTGGCTGGCCAGGATGCGGTGGCCGTGAGGTTCGCCAGTGGGATCCCGGTGTCGGCCATGATCTTCACGTGCAGGCTGATGTCCAGCAGGTCGTCGGGCAGGTCGGTCAGCCTGAGAATCCACGCGTCAGCCCAAGCGCGGACGGGTTGCGCTGGGTCTGCGGCCACGCCGTGCAGATCAAGCAGGATCTGCCACTGCCAGATCAGTGCCTCCTGGGCAAGGTCGGGGGGAATCATTCCGGCTCGCCTCCGCGGCTCTCAAAAGGCAGAGTGTGCTCGTCAGGACTCATACGGATTCCGGATCAGTTCCAGGTAGACCTCAACCTCCTGAGCAAGCATATGTTCGGCAGCTTTCCGAGCCTCGTCAGGGAGCCAGTCCGCAATCGCTTCCTCAAGGTAATGATCCAGGCGGTGGATGTGGGTCCATTCTTCGGCATCCGAGGGGAGGGCCTGACCGGCTCTCCACGCCCCACTGACCACCTCACCGCTGCTGATCTCGCCAGCGATCCATTTTTCCCGCCAGATGGCCTTGAGGTAAGGGACGAGTGTCGTCCTGCGGCTCTCGTCCGCCATCCCTTTGAGGGCTGTTGCTCCGTCTTTCGGCCGGGTGACGCTCAGGCTCACATCCAGAAGAAGTTCAGGGTGGGTGTCCAGTCGCAGAATCCAGCCGTCGGCCCAGGCCATGATCTGCGCCCAGTCCATCAGGCCGAGATCAAAGGCGGCCCAACGCTCTGCGGCTTCATCGGCCAGAACGGCAGGGATCTCGTTCAAGCCCGCATGCCCCCACCTTGCTGCTTGTTCATCCAGGCGGGGGGTTTGGGGGCGAATCGGCCGAGGATGGTCTGCTGGTCGTAGGCGAGGTAGGCGTCGGCCCAGGGGAAGGTGTGGTTGAGAACGCGGATGGCTTCAGGGCTGCCCATGCCGTGGTCGAGTTGGTAGATCACGAACTGTTCGGGGGTTTCCAGGCGGAGGTAGGTGGGCATGCTGCCGGCGTGTTCGTCCAGCACGCTCTGGAATTCGCCGACGGCGTCGGGGCTGGCGGTTTCGAGGTCGATGGTGACGTACATGACTTTGGGCACTTCGGCGAGTTGTTCGATGCTGACGAGTTCCTCGGCGATGGCGCGCAGGCCGCCGTCCTCGGATTCGAGTTCGACGATGACGAGGGCGGGGGTGTCGTTGACGAGTTTGTCCTGGATGCGGTCGTAGGCGCGGCTGAAGGCGACGAGTTCGGTCTGGCCGCTCTCGTCG includes:
- a CDS encoding DinB family protein, with translation MSKKTTPTYVPALVTVATVGVAAGAAYVARTRKKEVTELVVNRVLERPAGRSSYSDLGQSLERAGTLLTGRAARAADTHANREVLAHIIGIERWGQQRLNAALGAAADQTDTYHPYRPPQDTTLKDLQALITSTRAGTVDLTRRLGHNPPEDSLTVNHNGLGPMTTKAWLRYLTQHADLESRKLRGE
- a CDS encoding GNAT family N-acetyltransferase; translation: MTVTVRRLTPADAPAYRAARLAALHADPAAFLTNTAEFAALGDEALAARLAPDAAGVTLGAFGGRELVGLLTLVREAAPPLAHRVNVYGVSVAPQVRGQGVGAALVAAGVELARSWVGVTSLHLAVMDSQPAALRLYERAGFRVWGTRPDAVRRDGSVHAEHWLSLDLTVP
- a CDS encoding PilT/PilU family type 4a pilus ATPase, translated to MSVLNSVLTAIVKEGASDIHLRTGSAPAGRVNGVIRRYGDTRLAPEHVEAFTREMMSPAMWDAFTEKREADFAYGIPNLARFRVNAYYQRGTIGLIMRVIEDKAIPTFQQLGLPIETFEALAQHERGLVLVTGPTGSGKTTTLASLLNHINATQPVNIVTLEDPIEVLHRDQMAMISQRELGMDTMSFANGLRASMRQDPDVILIGEMRDKETVEAALSAAQTGHLVFSTLHTQDAIRTVNRIIDFFAPHERDQIRQGLSESIVGIVSQRLLPKATGGRVLGLEILLGTPTVRECIKDPERTEEIKQALQEGGSRGMHTFDQHLAGLVASGLMTEEDAMASATSPHELKIMMMRAQYA
- a CDS encoding 5-formyltetrahydrofolate cyclo-ligase, translated to MTVTAGALREQVWDDLLARRACAYPLPPHGHCPNFTHARKAAAQLLSHPDVAALHTLIVGPERALLPLRQQALKAGKTLFVPHQKKEGWYWRVTDPAGAKLSALSAHGEATLTPTGAQAAVLACVAADHHGARLGKGFGWGARGLHLDLPEFTLAHPLMLRPALPCPADSHVTLIGTPDRVITPPAHLPDGTNRP
- a CDS encoding LD-carboxypeptidase, giving the protein MTVPDPASLVPPSVQRGFVRPPRLGPGSRVAALSLSSGFVTEVMNRYRAGVGQVAREFRWEVVAAPNALRGPEFLAANPQARADDLHWALQSADIDGMVSIIGGDDSVRLLPLLRPDLIRAHPKALLGFSDSTVTLTQFLRAGVMAYHGPALLTDLAENGGMHPFTVQGLRRALVDPPAPFELEAAPEWTQGGPDWADEAAQEVPRTFLPGDGWVWLQGDAPAQGHLAGAAGLILARPRTYTPGMVEDLHGWVRRVLAEAGRAEMPVVANVDFGHTSPQLTLPLGAPARLDPRAGRVTVWP
- a CDS encoding endonuclease domain-containing protein, translating into MYSKNLALRARELRNALTPAERRLWFDLLRTHPVKFRRQVPVLGYILDFYAPSARLCIELDGRSHDEAEAQAYDSERSRVLGGAGIRVVRFQNAEVMRNLPGVAALIELALQQ
- a CDS encoding carbon-nitrogen hydrolase family protein; translated protein: MTGHVGSVERVRVAAAAYPVDFLADWAAFEAKLSRWVADAAGQGAQLLVFPEYAPLELVSLLPVGLHHDVIGMRPALQAFVPEFVALHARLAREYGVGIVAGSYPVAHAGAFVNRAFVFGPDGTQGHQDKLLMTRFEAEEWDVAPGEGVQVFDLPLPGGTLRFGVAICYDSEFPGLARAQAEAGAELLVVPSFTGSRAGFTRVRVGSMARALENQLYALHAPLIADAPWTYAVEDAHGAAGVYAPSDNGLPEDGIVAQLGWNEPGWLVTDLDLTLTRHVRADGHVLNWRDRHVGVSRAVPAGVVTLGGAPEPA